The genome window TGTACcccagattcctctgttcctctactccATTTAGACACATATTTTCCTCAGCCACTGATTGGAGGCCAGTACCTATCAGCTGTGATGGCAGCCAACAGAATCTTGCATATATTGGGATTGAGATGCAGCAACAACTGGGTTCTATGCAGGAACTCTGTGATACACGTATAAAGATCCATCCCCCACCCAGCACCCCAAGGTACCTACTTGTTAGTGTTGGAACTCCAAACACGCAACACTTTAAAAAGCCCCATGCATGGTAGTGAGACATCCAGACAGGTCTAAGATACGGCTTTGCACTGATGACAGGGGGAAAGACAATCAAATTACAAGGCTCCTCTCAGATATAGGCAGCCTGAAGACAGCTCCTAGTTTAAAGCAGTCACACTCTGTGGCATGCCTGCAAATGCTCAAGTGATTGGATGGTCAAAATCTTCTGCTGCCTCATTCCTCTTGTCATGAGTTTGTGGTTGTATGACAGCTGTGGAGATGGCAGTGAGGGTAGGGGTGGGGGGAAAAGGGTTGAACCTCTTTGGGGAGGATGTCCCTGAATTCAAAAAATTAAATTCGTTAATAAAAATTcaggtaatggtgccatgaaacattgattgtcataaaaacccatcaggttcactaatgtcctttagggaaggaaatctgccatccttacctggtctggcctacatgtgactctggatccacagcaatgtagctgactcttaactgccctctgaaatggtctagcaagccactcagttgtcaagtgacgcccacatcccatgaaagagtaaacaAATCTGCCCAAATTCCCTTTGCGGGGACTCTTCACACTGTTTATGGCTGTAATTTGTTTCCTTTGCTGCGGGAGAACATGGTctggatgggctgaacagcctgttGTAATTTCCATGTCTGTATTTTAGTCAGCTTTATTTGTGTTGTACATACATGTGATAAGATTTTACATGGTACCTTTCCACTGGGCCCTGAGCAGCCACTCTCTCTGTCACATCTCGAACAAGTTGCCTTGGTTCATTCAGAAATGACCATTGACCTGAATTATTGTACCACTCACTTAAAGACATATTGTTGTTCACTGTGAACTGCCTTCTAAAATAACATTAAACGTTAAACAGTGAAACTTACAATTCCTCTGTGGTACTGGGCAGGAGAGGGGTAGGCAGGATTGGAGCCAAATACAGAGTAAACCTAGGATAAAAATACAATGCAGTCGCTTTAAGAGAGAAAAGAAGAAACTTGGAAATAACATATATGATTCTAAGTAAATCTAAATTGGGATCTGAAGAGCTAGTTTTAAAGATTTCTCCATGAATTCTGAAAAACGAATCCTTTAACTGATAGTTTACAAGAACCTGCAGTACCAATATGGCCCTGCAACTGGCAGCACTGAGCGCTTCAAGTTCCTGCACATAACAACAtgtatttatgcagcacctttaacataataaaatatcccaaggtgcttcatagaatagaatctatgggtggcacagtggttagcaccgcagcctcacagctccaggaacccaggttcaattctgggtactgcctgtgcggagtttgcaagttctccctgtgactgcatgggtttccgccgggtgttccggtttcctcccactgccaaagacttgcaggtgataggtaaattggccattgcaaattgcccctagtgtaggtaggtggtagggaatatgggattactgtagggttagtataaatgggtggttcttggtcggcacagactcgaagggcctgtttcagtgctgtatctcgaaataaaaaaaaaatcatagaatggttacagcacagaaggaggccatttggccagctctgtccgtgccagctctctgcaagagcaattcacctagtcccactctcctgcctttgaCCTGAAGCCcttcaaatgttttctcttcaaataattattcaatgctcttttgaaagccacaattgaatctgccttcaccatactctcagacagtgcattccagacctaacCACTCAATACATTGTTTCGACCGGGTATGGAAGGGGGTCTCAGCTtctcctctggcccctttcctggtttggctgtaactgggtttaacttttaaaatgcaGTGTTTTTAGCTTACCCACTCCGTGagtcctttgctcactgcactctaattgtaattgcaaatgaaccagacaggttttcttaggtttaaacaagaaatatgtaagtttattagcctcatcactctaactcggttaaaaattactaaaatatgtgacaGAACCACACTATCATGCActcgagaaaaacacacacacaaatagatacagacgggaagaaagaattggggggggggcgggtggggttgaagtagagttggcaataaatagaatttgGTTACTGGATGGTCTTATCTTTGATACAATGTCTTCAATTGAAGTTACggtcttggagttctcactggggcctggtacacaatttccaacttgcttctctggtaccagaagactgaagaggtgctctgtcttgaggcttaagctgctaccaTGAGTCCCTGGGACTTTtcttgagagagatacagagagtgtggaGACTTTctccttggttctcaacttgcagGCTATTACCTTTCTGTGacagagacagaggtgattacccagtctagccagaacaatgggggtgctctctgattaaattacctagaatggttttgtcaatgttgattatcaaaagccatcgacacccttgactttgaaagagccaatcccccaaccccaccaagtatgtctgaatagCCTTGagtttcaaagatcattccagaagatgctgtttcaaaaccaaagaggtggtcacatcacatgactgcttgtgtaactgggagtttgtgaattgtaCCTCAGGAGACTGTAACTGTAAGCCAGCAAGGGagctgcaatctctctctctctccagtaaagttcCAGCAACCAGGGGACATGGATAAACACCCTCTTCTGCCTTGCGAaactgagaagcaagcccgaactgtgtggggcccagcaaggacttcaggactacaacttcaactaggactctgggactaaacttcagtatttaaattccattttattaaggactctactccaacctcccaaattTGTTTTgtcccctctgtaatctatttgtgtgtgtgtgcctctcatgtgaatgtgagcgtggatgcgtattttagtaattttaaccggtttagaacaTTAAGGTTAATAaacacatctttcttgtttaagctcaagaaaacctgtctgattggttcatttacaattatagagtaacaggagcaagtgctcactgaagtGCTAAGTTAAAAAGATAAACCCCGTCATGGTCAAACCAGAGGAGGGGTGGGAggagtgaaaggggagcctgagacccccttcctcacctggtcataacatgattcatgtgggaaccaatgatatAGAAAATGAGCAGGCTATTTGTCTGTGGAGAGAATCATGGCCAACTTGTTCAGTGAACACTGATCGGAAATAGAAAatctggttgattttttttttctatctCCAGGAGCCCCAGCACCAATTATAGCCTGAACCATTGCCCCAACTAAAATCAGCTGAGCTCATACTTAACCTGGTTTGAAACTTGGTTTAATATCTACGCATACGACTGGACCAGTGAAGTTTTTTTTTGTGTAACtaggctgtctgtccattctgtgccTTCATAAATGAGACTGCATCTTATTACTGGAAATTATTTTAGTGTCTCACTGTTTTCATCACCCTGTTGAATATTTGAAGCTTTTTGCTATAATCCAGTAACCGTAAACTGAGAACTGTACAAAATACAAATAAAACAGGTAGAACTTGTGTCTCATTCTCATTTACAAGTTTATTCAATACAGGAGATCAATAATCCCAATCACCACATTAAACAACACTCAGGCATATTTTACAGCTTCACTCTGCTTGTCTAATGGTTATAGTTCTATTAGTGACAAACAGCTCCAGCACTACATAACAAGATGCGCTAAATTGATTGTGCTTTAATTCCTCATCTCAGATTTTCCACAACGGGAGTTTTAGCAAGGTTACTATTCACTTCCTATAACATTATCAAAAGCAGCCTCAATAAACGATTATCTGGCACTGGAGAAGTCATCTGGCGATAGTTGGAAAACATCAGGAAACAGCAAAAGGACAGTCAGGAAGCAGGTCTCATGATCCAAGTCACTTACTGCAAATCTGTTAAGACAAATCACATGTAGAAACAAATTCTTTTTAATATGGTCAGAGGCTGAAATAATGTTAACACTTCATCAGATGCTTTTCACATTTATTCTGGGGATGTGGGCAACATTAGTGAGATTTATTGGCCACATCTAGTTGCCATGTGTGTATTCAGTCAATTGTGTGCAGTGTGGGACTAGATTGGACTCCTGGGTAGGGAGTAAATTAGAAATTGCCTGAATTTAGAAGgttgaagggtgatctaattgaggtgtttaaaatgataaaaaggtttgagagggtagatagagagaaactaacccctctggtgggggaatccaggacaAGGGGGTACAAATTAGAGCTgtaccatttaggagtgaaatcaggaagcaatttttcacactgatgtgtattggaaatctggaactctctacccccaaaggctgtggatgctgagggtTAACTGAAATGTTCAAACATGAGATGGATGAGTTTtattggggaagggaattcagggcTATAGACCAAAGCTGGGTAAATGGAGTGGAGGTACAGATTATCCATGATCTCCTTCAGTGattgaacaggctcaaggagctgaatgggctcctcctgttcctacaaGATGTTGAACAAATGCTAGTTTGTTCTTACTTTCTAGGGCGCCTATTCTGATAACTTCACCCCAATGCTGTATGGATAGCAGGTGTTGTCTGATCTCCCATCTGTAGCATTGTAAACACACACTATGGTTCTCTTCAGTTTAATTCATTTTTAAAATAATCTGTCACCCATATATCCAATACTCAGTTTACAAAATTTGCATAtgtccatttcctctccctcctcacTTCCTGAAGTCTTTGTCACGAAACATAATTCCAGGCTGCTCTCCTGTAACTCATCCAATTCTCATGTGCAAACCCAGTAAGTGACCATTAGTCGGCTATTTGACTAAAGGGTGCATCACATCTGGGTCTGATCATGCCCTCATTCCAGATGCACACACCTGTCACTGATGATTCGGACAGAAACTATGCTATAGTCTCCCACCTGAGGCCAACTGTAAACTCTATTGATACCCCAGTTAAAATCCCCTAATTCATCACAGCCTGGGAATCAAatcccactccctccacaacttgAAACACCTGAGCAATTAAAAGGCAGAAATTCAATTTAGTAAGTTTCGGAGAGGCAAAGCTAAGTGGCTGTGCTCAATGAGTAGAAAGGGCAGCATAGCCTGAGAAAAACTCCTGTAGTTAACCCTGCCAGGGGCTGGCTGGAGAGGCACACTCTTGTCAGTTATGTTGAGTTGTCACACATCATCTCATTGGAAAGAGCTTCCCTCCAGCTTTGCCACATTGTTTAATAGCCACAGGGGGCGGCAGCGGAAGGCCACACTTCATTGTGGGGGGCCGAGGCTGCACACTCtgacagggggagtgggggggggggggggggggtgttctgcTGTCCTGAGATGTATAAGCTGTACACCTGAATTAGGCAAAGCAATCCTGTGGGGGGAGACTACACATCTGGGGGAGTGAAGCGTACATTTGGATGCAGGAGGTCGTGCACCTCCAccatctgatttgtcacactgtcaCACAGAAATTTCCTGCTACTGAATGTTGGACAGACTGAAGCTATCTAACTGTGTTCCCTCACCCCTGGTAAATGTCTGACACGGAGCTacactgtttgcaacctcagtgtcatatttaaACCTGAGATGATCTTCCTACCACATcagctctgtaacatcgcccaactctactcctgcctcaactcatctgttggtgaaaccctcgttcatgcctttgttaccttgacCTACACTTGATAATTCCGATGCGCTCCtggcagcctcccacattctaccctccataaacttgaggtcattcaaaactctgctgcccatgtccttatgcTCGCCCAAATCCCATTGGCTTGCTGACTTACAATGCGTCCCAGTTAAGcattgcctcaattttaaaattctcattatttTCAATTCCCTCTTTTGCCTCgcctatccctatctctgtaatctcctccgcccTACAATCTCTgcactcgaattctggcctcttgagcattcccaatccaCTGccagtgaccatgccttcagctgctaaagccctaaattctggaattccctccctaaacctctcagtgtctctttcctccttaaagaaGCACATTAAAACCTACCTTTTCTGGCTCGGTGTCGCATTGTATAATAACACTCAGGCTTTGGGGTGTTTAATtacaataaaggtgctatataaatacatgttgttgttgcTAGGGGCATTGCAAACCCTGGGCGAAGATGGGATTACACATCTTGGGAGGGTGGGGAGAGGCCACACCTGGAGGGGGTGCATGAGGGGGGAGCTCACATACCTGGGGCGGGGAGGAGTGAAGTCACACACCTAGGACCTGCTCCGGGCTCTCTTCCTTTTCAGCTCGCTGTTGTAGAGTTTCTCCGTGATCTTCCTCTCATGCCCAGCTGGACTGTGGCGATTTGTGTTCTGACCCATCTCCTTCTTGCTCCTTCCCTTCCTTCCGCTGTGAGCCGGGTAATCCGCCAGATTGTAATACTCGTACTCATCATAATGCGCTTCTTCAAAGGACTCCAGGCTATTGCAGGACATTGTGCCTGGGGCTTATGTTTTAGAGGGAAGCCGGAGGTGGAGCTGGGAGCTGCCTTGTGTGCTGTGCTGTGTTGGACTGGGCTAGGCTGTGCTGTGCTCACTCAGTGTGCCTTCATTGGTTCACTATGATGTCAGGGCAGGGTGGGACAGGCAGCTTTTTGAAGCAGTTTTCAGAGGTGTGGTGTTTAACTTGTTTAGAGCAACAGATCAGTTTGCTTCGAGGGAGTTCCTGGTTTTGGTTAACTATTAAATCACCATGTTATAGGTTGAGATAAAGGATGTGATTTAAAGTTACCAGGTAAAAAGAAACAATTTCTGATTTTCTGGCCCCAACCATCTCTTTTCACTGTGGGTATCCAGTACCTTTACACTTCCATCTTTCAGGGTATCTCATGCAACAGAGACCTTCGGCCACTTCTCACCTTTAACAATCTCTCCTTTAGCTCGGCTCATTTCATATTCCTGTCTTATCAATGCTGAGCTACTCAGGTCCCTTCCATGATCTCTTCCTCTACTACCCTTACCTCACCCTTATCTAGAGAATTTTACTTACTATGCTTTCAGTTGTGGGCATcacccctcaggaaggatatactggccttggagagggtgcagcacagattcaccagaatgataccagggctaaaagagtCAAATTATGAAGCAGGTTATATAAACTTGACTTGCATTCCCTTTACTTTAGAAAATGAAGATGTGATACAATCAAGggatttaaaatgttaaaaagatagagacaggaagaaactttcctctggtgggagagtccagaacaagggggcataaccttaaaattacagcCAAACTATTCAGGGCCGATGTCAGGGAGCATTGTTCACACAAaaagcagtggaaatctggaactctctccccaaaaactgAGTGctcggcaagggggggggggggcggtcaacTGAAATTTAAGACAGATCAATACAAAGAATATCAAGGGGTATGGAGCTAAGGTGTGTAAATGAGGCAGAAATTTGACTGGATTTAATCAAATGATAGAACAGACTTGGGGTTCTGAATGACATATTTGCGTCCCTATATAAATGTTTACTTTCAATGTGATCCATCTCTGACTTTTCCCTTTCTGGACTCCTCTGTCTCTAGGACTAAGTGTTCCACACACTTCTACAACCCCAGTTCCACAACTCCCTGAATTATAGTTCTTCTcacccacttcctgtaaggactaagtcccactctcccagtttctccaactctATTGCATTTGACGATTAACCAGAACTGAATATGCCCTTCGAACTCAGTGGAGGCTTCCCTCTGCACGATCGAGAGGGGCCTTGGTCAGCCTGTCTGACTCATGTGCTTCTACCCTGAACTTCTCCACTGCTCTCCCTCCTCACACCGTCAAGCTCTGCAGTCAGTAGCTTATTATCTGTCATTTCTGGCACCTCCACCACCAAACATCTCTCCATCCGTCCTCTCTCCGGTTTCTGGAGGGGCCCTTCACAGCACCCTAGCTCATCCTTCCTGTGGCCCTTCTCCAAGCACTTCCTGTACAAGGTACacagtccagggccccaaacagtcTCTGCATAGGACAGCAATTCACATGCCTTCCTCTCTATATatcttgtattcgctgctcacaattcaAACTCTtgtacattggggagaacaaatgcAGATTAGATGACTACTTTCCTGAACATCTCAATCCTCTCCACAATTCTGAGCTCCCTGTAACTCACCACTTTTAACTTACCATCCCATTCTGACCTCTCCCTATCACATATACTCTCACTTCTGGTTTAATAATTCTTTCCATTAACTGAGATGATGTGATGTCATCCAACAATGGTTCAATGTTACTTCACACAAGTAAGTTTGTCTGTTTTTCCCCTCCCCTTTCGATCTCCTATTTTCCAGTTCTAAAGGAGGGTACAAATGCTGAAACATGATTCTCTGACAGATCAAACCAACTCTTTCCAGCTTCTTCAGTTTTGTtcaatttccagcatcagcaggagTTTATTTTTTGACAGAAACTAGAAGCTGGTTCAAACACGTTCACACGGAGTGACTGCCTGCTGGGCATTCACATTATAGTTTCAGCTGGGAGAAAAGTAATCAGAGCAGATTGCAAAGCTGTCAGCAGTACATAATGACTGCCAATTACAGAGCTGTAAATGTACCTGAGTAAGGGGTGAGGCAGACTTCAGCTGATCAGCCAGACTACCATAAAGTAAGAAAAAAAATTATTTAGcagctttcacatcctcaggatgaacTGATGTTCTTTACAGCcaaagagcagaaatttcctccatctaaattTTGGGAACATATGAAAAAGAaatagaaggagtaggccattcggcccctttgaattgttctgccatttaataagatcatgactgatttgattgtggcctcaactcccctttcccgcctaaccccgataccctttgactcccttgttagtcaagaatttatcgacctctgcctttaaaatattcaatgaccccgcctccactactCTTTGggcaagagagttccaaagactcacaactcagAGAAAAAAGTTTCTCCTCTCCGTCTTAAATGCCATCACcttcggtccccaccacaaactccgttccctagcttctGCCTCCAACCCTCTTCCCTGGCAActgccagactgtttgcaaccttggtgctgCTATAGATGAGCTTCAAACACATATTCCTACCATTGCCAAGACTGCGTGCTGACAATTCAGCCTTCAGCCACACAGCTGTATTTTCCAGTGAGTCTCCACCTGGTGCTCAGGAGCAAGTATTCTGGCTGTGCTTCCTCCCCCTCCACAATTCCAAGATACACAGACCTGTCGAGGGATTGGCAGAACTTTAAACTCAATCAAATTTTCCATATATATTTACACTTTTATTCTTTATCAATTTATTAGCATGAGAATCAAGCCATTTTTACCATGGATCACTGATAGAGGCAGGAACAGATTTAGAAATAAAAACCATGGTGATTTCCACTACATTTGagctgaactcctccatgctctCATTCAATGCTGCTACCTGTTTTTGTTCTTCAGTAAAGCACATTACAATAACCTTTACAAACCTGCTGCATACTGCAGCAAGATAAATCCGAGTGCAGACACCAGCTTATTCCCCTTACCCAATCACTTCCACCTTTGTATCCACAGGACTATCACTAGCTCAGACTGTTTAAATATCCATCGAAAATTGTCGAGAGGTTCCATCAACATTTCTCTTGAACCAATTCACTTGCCCTCTCCCAAAAGCCCCAGGGAAAGTCTTTGTGGAAACATGTCACTGAAAGTAGGATTCAAACTCTAGTCTCTATTCATTGAAACTGCAATCCCAGTTACCATGTAAGAACTGGCAGTCAGGAATGCACCAGATTCCACAAGGCCCATGGAACGGGTTCTGTAGTCAGAATAATTCATGAAATAAGAAAGGATCAATGTAAAAGTTACACAAATTAGACGCGTAAAAGTTTGAAACTGACTGTACAGAAATGAACAGTAGACTTTCACTTGCGAATCTGGATTCCCTCTTTCCACACACAAATCCAGGATTCTGTGGCTCACTGCAGAAGATCGACTTCCAGAATTTCTACATCTCTCACGGCTATATTATTGGATGGGAGTTATACTGTTCACTGCCTCTAGCACCAGTATTGTGACATCACAACAGCATGTTAAATAAGTACGTAGTATCTTAGATACAGTAACAcatagaaagaattaaaggggctgTGGTTATCAATGGTGGTATTTTGAAATACTGCAAATATTTTTTATATAAAAGGCATAATGAGAGAATGAGCAATAATTTTGACAGGTAATGAGAGATTGGGAAGGTGCTGGTGGTTGAAAGAATGTCACTCAGAGAAAAATGAGCAAAGCTCTTTAGCACTAGAACAAAAGGAAACAAGTTCCTCAGTATAACTGGTCAGGAAAATATCCCAGATTGAGATCAGCTAAAGTAAGACTTGCGGATCTGTGACAACCTTTACATCAATTGTCACAATTGTTAATACAGCAGCTGCAATAAAATCACAACAAatcggggcagcacagtggcgcagtggttagcactgcgcctcacaactccagcgacctgggttcagttctgtgcagagtttgcaagttctccgtgaccgcgtgggtttccaccgggtgctccggtttcatcccacagccaaagactttcaggttgataggtaaattggccattgtaaattgcccctagtgtaggtaggtggtaggagaattgagggaaggtggggatgtggtagggaatatgggattaatgtaggattggtataaatgggtggttgttggttggcacagactcggtgggctgaagggcctgtttcagtgctgtatctctctatgactcgatgataACACGCTCATAGATTTAGTTGAAATGGCACCTCTACCCagttttaaaggaagagagagagaacgagagagagacagacagacagagaaagagaacgagagagacagacagacagagagaacggTTAGTGAATGAAAGGAAAGAAGACGTTTGAAAAGAAAAGCTTGTATTAAAGATGACCATACAATGAACACACAGCTCCACTTCACTGTGAACACTTGATCAATAAGCAGTCTCACTGGAAAAACCAGTTCAAAGCAGACCCACACTATGATACAAAAGAGAACTCTCTTCTAATCTCTCATCATGTTTAGCGAGTGTCCATTCAGATGAATGATCTTGTAAGAGCCACCATGTGGTCCACCCCACAAGCCACGTCCACGACATTGCCTGGTACTGTCACCTGAAACATACAGCAAAGTATAGTTAGCCACTTCCTCTCAGTTCTGCACAACACACCTTAGGAcgaattggagggagtgcagcagattACCAGAATGATACGTGGACTCTGAGGGTTAAATTAAGAGTAAGTGACACAGACATCAGCAATGAACTCCATTCTGCAGTCCATCATAAATACCAAACAAGTGGAGAAAAACAAGATGCGAGGGGCTCCAACAACGATCAGATGCATAAGTGGTCTAGGTGGGACAAAATAGAGGATTTCTGTATTATAGTTTGAGGTGACTTTAGATAGTAAAGTAAATGTGAAATAAAAATGGGTCTCAGCTAGCTGCCTTTTTAAAAGGAGTCCTTTGCTTCCAGAACAGAAGAATGACCAAGACAcaaagtttagttttagtttagtttagagatacagcactgaaacaggcccttcggcccaccgagtctgtgccgaccatcaaccacccatatatactaatcctacactactcccatattcctaccacatccccacctgtccctatatttccctaccacctacctatactaggggcaattttttataatggccaatttacctaccatcctgcaagtcttttggcttgtgggaggaaacaggagcacccggagaaaacccacacagacacagggagaacttgcaagctccacacaggcagtacccagaattgaacccgggtcgctggagctgtgaggccgcggtgctaaccactgcgccactgtgccgccccaaactgaACTGAACAGAACCATCCACTACAAAAATCAGCTTACCACCTCTGGTGGTGCCACTGCCTGCCTTCAGAGAATAATTAGGTCAAAGTGTCCTTTAGGTAGTCTATCTCTGAAATGTTAATATGTGCAAGTGTACAGACTAAAGAAAATCAATTCATTGTCCCTGATGACTGACCTAAGAGATTGGCTtgtttgtggggaatggggtaaAGGGGCAGTGCAGGGGGGAAGATAGTTAATATTTCATTCAAGACAACATTGTATTGAAAAACTGCCCTCAGCTGTTCCGCTTTAGTTCAGTTTGTCTGCTAAATTGGATTCCGAGGGGGTTGACACAAATAGTCAGCACTGTAACACCAAATTTCTGTGAACCTGAATATCAAATTAGTGAAGGACCTACCCGCCAGGGAAAGTACTGATCATCCATGCTCCCAATGCCAAGGCAACCTCGGAGATTCTTGCCCCATACAAAGAGCTCACCACGATCTGCAACATGAAGACAATATTACTG of Heterodontus francisci isolate sHetFra1 chromosome 30, sHetFra1.hap1, whole genome shotgun sequence contains these proteins:
- the nupr1b gene encoding nuclear protein 1b; its protein translation is MSCNSLESFEEAHYDEYEYYNLADYPAHSGRKGRSKKEMGQNTNRHSPAGHERKITEKLYNSELKRKRARSRS